A genomic stretch from Clavelina lepadiformis chromosome 5, kaClaLepa1.1, whole genome shotgun sequence includes:
- the LOC143459035 gene encoding uncharacterized protein LOC143459035, whose translation MNATTAAEILSFGTAVEATKFPYLVAFLFVTMAIEVAIFSFLLKTSCSRDNGQPCRRAPSPVKVPPLMKIFLFCVFTMIVYSTMLLIRVFLPLTYSNEMCTLLLRVTGPTMYSICMMTIYTFVWARQYYIHASSVTRSFTPKWLRILSKTSIVFTLISFALPIVATWVKVNGYQLITAKYENKTCYHRVESLTYLPPILAALTSTSQFIYVFIFYITIRIYIKKSSLYTAAMRKKKSGRFHKLVKRCLTVALLCGITDVITMVLVNTACKHIPEPYAYIFIKVDTTFNIFCMLFCFNSIPSLTKSNFLSLISCKLHWNYGKNQSMYSASSGQQILLPTDQRKTPVTATLPKKEDSESLANQKAIVTTSLC comes from the exons ATGAATGCCACGACTGCGGCAGAAATTCTTTCATTTGGCACCGCAGTTGAGGCCACAAAGTTCCCATATCttgttgcatttttgtttgtcaCAATGGCAATCGAGGTTGCTATATTTagttttttacttaaaacttCTTGTTCGAGAGACAATGGGCAGCCGTGCCGTAGAGCTCCTTCTCCGGTAAAGGTTCCACCGTTGATGAAA ATTTTTCTTTTCTGCGTTTTTACGATGATAGTCTATTCAACGATGTTACTAATTCGTGTGTTTCTACCGCTCACCTACTCGAACGAGATGTGCACATTGCTTCTACGAGTTACAGGCCCTACCATGTACTCCATTTGCATGATGACCATTTATACATTCGTTTGGGCTCGCCAATACTACATTCACGCGTCATCAGTAACCAGG TCGTTTACGCCAAAATGGCTTCGCATCCTGAGCAAGACGTCCATCGTTTTCACTCTCATCTCCTTTGCTCTGCCGATTGTAGCAACGTGGGTCAAAGTAAACGGTTATCAGTTGATTACCGCCAAATACGAAAACAAGACATGTTACCACAGGG TTGAGTCTTTAACTTATTTGCCTCCAATACTGGCAGCTCTGACGAGCACATCGCAATTCATATACGTTTTCATATTCTACATCACTATAAGGATCTACATCAAAAAATCTTCCTTGTACACAGCTGCAATGCGGAAAAAGAAATCGGGCAG ATTCCATAAACTGGTGAAACGTTGTCTTACCGTGGCCCTCTTGTGTGGAATTACCGACGTCATTACAATGGTGTTGGTCAACACAGCCTGCAAGCACATACCTGAACCATACGCCTACATCTTCATTAAAGTAGACACGACCTTCAACATATTCTGCATGCTGTTTTGCTTCAACAGTATTCCCTC ATTGACGAAATCTAACTTCTTGAGCCTGATTTCTTGCAAACTACACTGGAACTATGGGAAAAACCAGTCGATGTATTCTGCTTCAAGTGGCCAACAGATTTTGTTGCCAACAGACCAGCGAAAAACACCGGTTACTGCTACCTTGCCCAAAAAGGAAGATTCGGAATCGCTAGCTAACCAGAAGGCAATCGTGACAACATCGTTATGTTGA
- the LOC143459164 gene encoding uncharacterized protein LOC143459164 isoform X1, with protein sequence MSSAFDVAAESLPSDTAITSQYYPAHVTSCDSERGDQTEFNNSSDLPRQNNIPLAGPVSIIGRRHSSAVPLSVSRSHLRYSASRSRPSFGPLAHDAALHRRGSLPVACEENQRAQSSCISQSLRETFGDSSLPPPDPVRRSYSAGTVEAESLFLPEEQHNVAIGTQHLHRSWSVRDDPHLALRSRTHCASVDGSILSASELRNRLLYDTHNSTYGRSECAFNDDTSINAQHQNVFLQQHRHSQLLQNIVGNFGAAPAAVSTENFNVAAVAAAAAGPLYPKFLSNPAGFVSGTNPSSQSVVYSDSNKQTGFGAVPNHSNLAQRFGAGRSTDPLNTSSNVTSFPYARHRHQNVNASPGICPSTAAMLAYDNPPYSFCSIQDEFHPFIEALMPHVKSFAYTWFNLQARKRKFFKKHEKRMSPTEERQVKEELLREKPEVKQKWASRLLAKLRKDIRPECREDFVLTITGKKPVCCILSNPDQKGKIRRIDCLRQADKVWRLDLVMIILFRGLPLESTDGERLCKTHSCGQNAGLCVQPYHISVTIKELDLYLANYVKEKDQNNNNDEEDDTLREETCKALGSTRCFKTSGVFGVHEIYRIAKTPIISGDVLMNVNHTIDGPPYYYAGHHHDNRATVRSPLVIRQPSGHQPKRLKSSGSSMSMEEVNGVESGGENDTDAFYGRPPSTHHSWQGSPLQSPSIKANRTHSEITNGGHGSVTSPGSGNSEMLSTHTPGPSSSAVTAFPRLQGAHSAAWHPVLQQTNPFSYAPTQSFYHPNHDLKDFAQFACLSAEAAKHSPSQILSYHPHTMQHVAIGSSGFTSAPSRLGVSQHSSPHDSASERWSQMDDNSSSVEYHPNMQNVVPGINREESLVAEERLFPPIPPMAEASRNNSAATQPAIQATAMSAKE encoded by the exons AGACTGAATTCAATAACTCTTCGGATTTGCCGAGACAGAACAACATCCCACTTGCAGGTCCTGTCAGCATCATCGGAAGACGCCACTCATCAGCCGTCCCACTTTCCGTATCTCGATCTCATTTACGTTACTCAGCATCGCGTAGTCGCCCCTCCTTCGGTCCGCTTGCGCACGACGCCGCTTTGCATCGTCGTGGTTCGCTTCCTGTCGCTTGCGAAGAAAATCAACGCGCACAGAGCTCTTGCATCTCTCAGAGTTTGCGAGAAACGTTCGGCGATTCATCTCTTCCACCCCCGGATCCGGTTCGTCGAAGTTACAGCGCCGGAACCGTCGAAGCGGAATCGTTGTTTTTGCCAGAGGAGCAGCACAACGTGGCGATCGGTACCCAGCATCTCCATCGCTCTTGGAGCGTGCGAGACGATCCTCATCTTGCGCTGCGGTCGCGAACTCACTGCGCATCGGTGGACGGCTCAATCTTGAGCGCGTCAGAATTGCGCAATAGGCTGCTCTACGACACGCACAACAGCACTTACGGGCGATCCGAGTGCGCATTTAACGACGACACGTCGATTAACGCTCAGCATCAGAACGTGTTTCTGCAGCAGCACAGACACTCCCAGCTGCTCCAGAATATTGTGGGTAACTTTGGTGCCGCTCCAGCAGCTGTGTCAACGGAAAACTTCAACGTGGCGGCGGTCGCGGCAGCAGCGGCGGGGCCACTTTACCCCAAGTTCCTCTCCAACCCCGCCGGATTTGTTTCGGGGACGAACCCATCGAGTCAGTCGGTAGTTTATTCGGACTCGAACAAGCAAACGGGCTTCGGAGCCGTACCGAACCACTCAAACCTGGCGCAAAGATTTGGCGCCGGTCGGTCTACGGACCCCTTAAATACGTCCTCAAATGTGACATCGTTTCCCTATGCACGTCACCGGCATCAAAACGTAAACGCATCCCCGGGTATCTGCCCCTCAACGGCGGCCATGTTGGCCTATGATAACCCTCCTTACTCATTTTGTTCTATCCAGGACGAGTTTCACCCGTTCATTGAGGCTTTGATGCCCCACGTGAAGAGCTTCGCTTACACCTGGTTCAACCTTCAGGCGAGGAAGAGGAAGTTCTTCAAGAAGCATGAGAAGCGGATGAGTCCGACGGAGGAGCGGCAGGTTAAGGAGGAACTCCTCCGCGAGAAACCGGAAGTGAAGCAAAAATGGGCTTCCCGGCTTCTCGCCAAATTGCGTAAAGACATTCGCCCCGAATGCCGGGAGGATTTTGTCCTTACCATCACCGGAAAGAAGCCGGTCTGCTGCATCCTCTCGAATCCGGATCAAAAGGGGAAGATCCGAAGAATTGACTGCCTCCGTCAAGCAGACAAG GTCTGGCGGTTGGATCTCGTCATGATCATCCTCTTTCGGGGACTTCCCCTCGAATCGACCGACGGCGAGAGATTGTGCAAGACGCACTCTTGTGGCCAGAATGCCGGTCTGTGCGTTCAACCGTATCATATCAGTGTGACCATTAAAGAACTTGATCTTTATCTGGCCAATTACGTCAAAGAAAAAG ACCAGAACAACAATAACGATGAAGAAGACGACACCTTGCGGGAAGAAACATGCAaag cGTTGGGTTCGACCCGATGTTTCAAGACCAGCGGAGTATTCGGTGTACATGAGATTTACAGAATTGCAAAAA CTCCCATAATCAGTGGAGATGTTCTAATGAACGTAAACCACACCATCGATGGTCCACCGTATTATTACGCCGGTCATCACCATGACAACAGGGCCACCGTCCGGAGCCCCCTGGTGATAAGACAACCGTCGGG GCATCAACCAAAACGCCTCAAATCGTCCGGGAGCAGCATGAGCATGGAGGAGGTAAACGGAGTCGAGAGCGGAGGAGAAAATGATACGGATGCGTTCTACGGAAGACCTCCTAGCACACATCACAGTTGGCAAG GAAGTCCGCTGCAATCTCCAAGCATTAAGGCGAACAGGACACATTCCGAAATTACCAATGGTGGTCACGGCTCAGTAACCTCACCCG GTTCGGGAAACAGCGAAATGCTTTCCACCCACACTCCTGGACCTTCCAGCAGCGCTGTGACCGCATTTCCGCGATTGCAAG GAGCCCATTCGGCAGCGTGGCATCCAGTGCTGCAACAAACTAATCCGTTTTCATATGCGCCAACACAGTCCTTCTACCATCCCAACCACGACCTAAAAGACTTCGCCCAGTTCGCATGTTTGTCTGCCGAAGCGGCGAAACACTCTCCTAGTCAA ATTCTTAGCTACCATCCTCACACCATGCAACATGTTGCGATTGGCTCGTCTGGATTCACTAGCGCACCCTCGCGGCTTGGTGTCTCTCAGCATAGCTCACCGCACGATAGCGCTTCGGAGCGATGGTCGCAAATGGACGACAATTCATCGTCCGTAGAATATCATCCGAACATGCAAA ATGTCGTTCCGGGGATCAACCGGGAAGAGAGTTTAGTTGCGGAAGAGAGGCTCTTTCCTCCCATACCTCCCATGGCGGAAGCATCTCGCAATAACAGCGCGGCTACACAACCAGCTATTCAGGCAACGGCCATGTCTGCCAAGGAGTAA